One genomic window of Cydia pomonella isolate Wapato2018A chromosome 6, ilCydPomo1, whole genome shotgun sequence includes the following:
- the LOC133518822 gene encoding seroin-like isoform X3, with protein sequence MASVRILIVAAVLVGCANAKFVWEPDTNDDFPAFKPFKMQMPVPPTPPQLPFPPFPSFQNFAPFQPIRPIQPFAPNAFNFPMPHIISADEIKNAKPGPNGVYNGVMVSSSSNSYVDKDGKVVKKGGTSVLTNQDGKVQEWKQGNAPPDLNKPIQVGPLW encoded by the exons ATGGCGTCCGTGAGAATCCTCATTGTTGCTGCAGTGCTCGTCGGCTGTGCCAACG CTAAATTTGTCTGGGAACCCGACACCAACGACGACTTCCCTgc ATTTAAACCATTCAAA ATGCAAATGCCTGTGCCGCCCACCCCTCCCCAACTACCGTTCCCCCCATTCCCTTCTTTCCAAAACTTCGCTCCTTTCCAACCGATCCGACCAATCCAACCGTTCGCTCCTAATGCTTTTAATTTCCCGATGCCCCATATAATATCCGCTGACGAGATTAAGAATGCGAAACCAGGACCAAACGGCGTGTACAACGGTGTGATGGTGTCGTCAAGCAGCAACTCTTACGTGGATAAGGATGGGAAAGTCGTGAAAAAGGGAGGCACTTCTGTCCTCACCAACCAGGATGGAAAGGTGCAGGAGTGGAAAC AGGGCAATGCACCACCTGATCTCAACAAGCCTATCCA ggtcGGGCCGCTGTGGTGA
- the LOC133518803 gene encoding peroxisomal membrane protein PEX13-like: protein MKFICSCLCLAIALGSAAAAPASGFVFPDERRREKKLEPVITPPVLPYIEHLERDPSTLLPNETKGRNVPSESVKPRFGFGGGFNVAPTGHGGLTASISSSANGLGSSHSASQSFSFGFNEGFSASHSASQASSFNGFGSGFGGSQASSQAASFGGSGSSLSGAASSASAFGGHGGSGSQSASQAFGLNGLNSLGGFQPHEATFGEGLLDVRHRGIPDFPFPELIGRNGRSKGISAASFRKSRPLSTDSDDFLAVLVSNS, encoded by the exons ATGAAGTTCATCTGTTCGTGTTTGTGTCTGGCGATCGCGCTGGGCAGCGCCGCGGCTGCACCTGCCAGCGGCTTCGTGTTCCCAGACGAGCGGCGGCGGGAGAAAAAACTGGAGCCAGTGATCACACCTCCTGTTCTACCTTACATAGAACATTTGGAGCGTGACCCTAGCACGCTGCTACCCAACGAGACGAAGGGAAGAAACGTGCCATCTGAGTCAGTCAAGCCTCGCTTTGGATTCGGTGGTGGTTTTAACGTCGCACCCACCGGACATGGTGGTCTGACGGCTAGCATAAGCAGCAGCGCCAACGGCCTCGGTTCCAGCCACTCGGCGTCCCAGTCATTCTCGTTCGGGTTTAACGAAGGGTTTAGTGCATCACATTCAGCTAGCCAAGCCTCCTCATTTAATGGATTTGGCAG CGGCTTCGGCGGCAGTCAGGCCAGTAGCCAAGCGGCCTCTTTCGGCGGTTCCGGCAGTTCCTTGTCCGGTGCGGCGTCATCTGCTTCGGCGTTTGGCGGCCACGGCGGCTCCGGTAGTCAGAGCGCCTCGCAGGCGTTTGGCCTTAACGGCCTAAATTCCCTGGGCGGATTCCAGCCACATGAG gcaacctttggcgAGGGTCTATTGGACGTGAGGCACCGAGGGATCCCCGATTTTCCCTTTCCAGAACTTATTGGCAGAAATGGGAGAAGCAAAGGCATAAGCGCTGCTAGCTTTAGAAAATCGAGGCCTCTGAGTACCGATAGCGACGATTTTCTGGCGGTTCTGGTCTCTAACAGTTAA
- the LOC133518822 gene encoding seroin-like isoform X1, with translation MASVRILIVAAVLVGCANAKFVWEPDTNDDFPAFKPFKMQMPVPPTPPQLPFPPFPSFQNFAPFQPIRPIQPFAPNAFNFPMPHIISADEIKNAKPGPNGVYNGVMVSSSSNSYVDKDGKVVKKGGTSVLTNQDGKVQEWKQGNAPPDLNKPIQMPKFEPITFDPIEPIEFEPIKFDPIEPIKIDDIKNHKPGKGEKYSAYSVSASKSTKTVNGKVVEDKAASSVLTNDNGKVDQQHAGYNKGEKEPRRNK, from the exons ATGGCGTCCGTGAGAATCCTCATTGTTGCTGCAGTGCTCGTCGGCTGTGCCAACG CTAAATTTGTCTGGGAACCCGACACCAACGACGACTTCCCTgc ATTTAAACCATTCAAA ATGCAAATGCCTGTGCCGCCCACCCCTCCCCAACTACCGTTCCCCCCATTCCCTTCTTTCCAAAACTTCGCTCCTTTCCAACCGATCCGACCAATCCAACCGTTCGCTCCTAATGCTTTTAATTTCCCGATGCCCCATATAATATCCGCTGACGAGATTAAGAATGCGAAACCAGGACCAAACGGCGTGTACAACGGTGTGATGGTGTCGTCAAGCAGCAACTCTTACGTGGATAAGGATGGGAAAGTCGTGAAAAAGGGAGGCACTTCTGTCCTCACCAACCAGGATGGAAAGGTGCAGGAGTGGAAAC AGGGCAATGCACCACCTGATCTCAACAAGCCTATCCAG ATGCCGAAATTTGAACCAATCACTTTTGACCCGATCGAACCCATCGAATTCGAACCGATCAAATTCGATCCTATAGAACCCATCAAAATTGACGACATTAAAAATCACAAACCTGGTAAAGGAGAAAAGTATAGCGCTTATTCAGTCTCAGCATCaaaaagcacaaaaacagtCAACGGCAAAGTTGTTGAAGATAAAGCGGCATCCAGTGTCCTCACTAACGACAATGGAAAAGTGGACCAGCAACACGCCGGGTACAACAAAGGTGAAAAAGAACCCCGCCGTAACAAATAA
- the LOC133518822 gene encoding seroin-like isoform X2: MQMPVPPTPPQLPFPPFPSFQNFAPFQPIRPIQPFAPNAFNFPMPHIISADEIKNAKPGPNGVYNGVMVSSSSNSYVDKDGKVVKKGGTSVLTNQDGKVQEWKQGNAPPDLNKPIQMPKFEPITFDPIEPIEFEPIKFDPIEPIKIDDIKNHKPGKGEKYSAYSVSASKSTKTVNGKVVEDKAASSVLTNDNGKVDQQHAGYNKGEKEPRRNK; the protein is encoded by the exons ATGCAAATGCCTGTGCCGCCCACCCCTCCCCAACTACCGTTCCCCCCATTCCCTTCTTTCCAAAACTTCGCTCCTTTCCAACCGATCCGACCAATCCAACCGTTCGCTCCTAATGCTTTTAATTTCCCGATGCCCCATATAATATCCGCTGACGAGATTAAGAATGCGAAACCAGGACCAAACGGCGTGTACAACGGTGTGATGGTGTCGTCAAGCAGCAACTCTTACGTGGATAAGGATGGGAAAGTCGTGAAAAAGGGAGGCACTTCTGTCCTCACCAACCAGGATGGAAAGGTGCAGGAGTGGAAAC AGGGCAATGCACCACCTGATCTCAACAAGCCTATCCAG ATGCCGAAATTTGAACCAATCACTTTTGACCCGATCGAACCCATCGAATTCGAACCGATCAAATTCGATCCTATAGAACCCATCAAAATTGACGACATTAAAAATCACAAACCTGGTAAAGGAGAAAAGTATAGCGCTTATTCAGTCTCAGCATCaaaaagcacaaaaacagtCAACGGCAAAGTTGTTGAAGATAAAGCGGCATCCAGTGTCCTCACTAACGACAATGGAAAAGTGGACCAGCAACACGCCGGGTACAACAAAGGTGAAAAAGAACCCCGCCGTAACAAATAA